The following proteins are encoded in a genomic region of Terriglobia bacterium:
- a CDS encoding GNAT family N-acetyltransferase: MSGFAHITNGWLRPGLLHVDDKPDAAQLWLVQDRVASIHRVSYDERFAKLSVETVLTLRSL, from the coding sequence ATATCCGGTTTCGCTCATATCACAAATGGCTGGCTGCGTCCCGGCCTGCTCCATGTCGACGACAAACCGGATGCGGCCCAACTCTGGCTGGTGCAGGACCGGGTCGCTTCAATCCATAGAGTCAGCTATGATGAACGGTTCGCGAAGCTCTCCGTGGAAACCGTACTGACACTGCGGAGCTTGTAA
- a CDS encoding nucleotide sugar dehydrogenase, giving the protein MRISIFGLGYVGAVTAACLAQDGHAIVGVDVDPTKIAMFREGRSPIIEEGLPDLIQSGVRSGRIRVMDDGIQAIRETETSLVCVGTPNRRNGSLDSGVIQRVMAQIGAALKNDRENHLIIIRSTLLPGSVSGTLIPILEAESGKEAGRDFDICFNPEFLREGTSVKDFYNPPFTVIGTRHQAAAERVAALYRSIQSPLFITTIEAAEMIKCTCNTFHALKIAFANEIGTLCKLMNIDSHEVMKIFCADSKLNVSAAYLKPGFAFGGSCLPKDLRAMEYQARNFGYEMPLIKSILPSNNLHIERAIQTVLDTGRRNIGLLGLSFKPGTDDLRESPLVVLAERLLGKGLELLIFDENVNMAKLVGANKRYIEKEIPHLSRLMVSAPEQLFKQSSLIIVGDKSPVFARALESCTNDNHVIIDLVRINEAGLKTGANYDGICW; this is encoded by the coding sequence ATGAGAATTAGCATTTTTGGGCTCGGCTATGTCGGCGCAGTGACTGCGGCGTGCTTGGCTCAGGACGGCCACGCCATCGTCGGCGTGGACGTAGATCCTACCAAGATCGCGATGTTCCGTGAGGGCAGGAGTCCTATAATTGAGGAAGGATTGCCCGATCTGATCCAGAGTGGGGTACGGTCAGGCAGGATCCGAGTCATGGACGACGGCATACAGGCGATCCGGGAAACCGAAACATCACTCGTCTGCGTCGGAACCCCCAACCGCCGCAACGGCAGCCTCGACAGCGGTGTCATCCAAAGGGTGATGGCTCAGATCGGGGCCGCACTGAAGAACGACCGTGAAAACCACCTGATCATTATCCGGAGCACCCTTCTCCCCGGTTCCGTCTCCGGCACATTGATTCCAATCCTTGAAGCCGAATCAGGGAAAGAGGCCGGCCGCGACTTTGACATTTGCTTCAACCCGGAATTTCTGCGCGAAGGGACTTCAGTAAAGGACTTTTACAATCCTCCGTTCACAGTCATCGGGACTCGACATCAGGCGGCAGCAGAACGGGTCGCCGCCCTGTACCGCTCGATTCAGTCGCCGCTGTTCATTACTACCATCGAAGCTGCAGAGATGATCAAGTGCACCTGCAATACGTTCCACGCGCTCAAAATCGCCTTCGCAAACGAGATCGGCACGCTGTGCAAGCTCATGAACATCGACAGCCACGAGGTAATGAAGATCTTCTGCGCCGACAGCAAACTCAATGTCTCGGCCGCATACCTGAAGCCCGGCTTCGCCTTCGGGGGATCCTGCCTTCCCAAAGACCTTCGAGCCATGGAGTATCAGGCGCGCAATTTCGGGTACGAGATGCCGCTGATCAAGTCCATACTTCCCAGCAACAACCTGCATATTGAAAGAGCGATTCAGACGGTTCTGGATACGGGCCGGCGGAACATCGGACTCCTCGGGCTGAGCTTCAAGCCCGGAACCGATGACCTGCGCGAGAGCCCCCTCGTCGTGCTCGCAGAACGCCTGCTGGGCAAAGGTCTGGAGCTGCTGATCTTCGATGAAAACGTCAACATGGCAAAGCTCGTAGGGGCCAACAAACGGTATATTGAAAAGGAGATCCCTCACTTATCACGCCTCATGGTATCTGCGCCGGAACAGCTGTTCAAACAATCGAGCCTGATCATAGTCGGGGACAAGTCGCCCGTTTTCGCTCGGGCCCTGGAGTCGTGCACCAATGACAACCATGTAATCATTGATCTGGTGCGGATCAACGAGGCCGGCTTGAAAACCGGAGCGAACTATGACGGCATCTGCTGGTAA
- a CDS encoding TIGR03087 family PEP-CTERM/XrtA system glycosyltransferase has protein sequence MKILFVCHRLPYPPERGGKIRPFNMIHWLHDHGHEVTVVSIARSKQELEKGKGLYAFCHRYDAALISPLRGWLQAALFALSPLPSSLGYFYVPGLRERVRRILQNERFDMLWVHCSSVAQYVLDHDSCYRVMDFGDMDSEKWFRFARQRAFPLSLGYQMEGIKLRRYEERLARAFNCCTVVSRAEKRTLDTFGFPVSVTVIPNGVDIDYFNNPTGNYDPRTLIFLGQMDYYPNVDAVEYFCNAILPLIRRELPDVRLQIVGNSPNRRVRNLARIPGVEITGPVPDVRPYLIKAAVSIAPLRIACGIQNKVLESMAMRVPVVASSGAFDGITAVENEDLLVDDSPEGFASKVVALLNDPALRDRIADAGRRRIERSHTWPACLAVLSELLIESARSH, from the coding sequence ATGAAAATCCTGTTTGTCTGTCACCGCTTGCCCTATCCGCCTGAAAGAGGGGGTAAGATCCGGCCGTTCAACATGATCCATTGGCTCCATGACCACGGTCATGAGGTGACGGTAGTGTCGATCGCGCGCTCCAAGCAGGAGCTTGAGAAAGGAAAGGGCCTTTATGCATTTTGTCATCGATATGACGCCGCGCTGATTTCACCGCTCCGAGGGTGGCTCCAGGCGGCGCTCTTCGCACTGAGCCCACTTCCCTCTTCGCTCGGCTACTTTTACGTTCCGGGGCTGCGCGAGAGGGTCCGCCGTATCCTTCAGAATGAGCGTTTTGACATGCTCTGGGTGCATTGTTCATCGGTCGCCCAATATGTGCTCGATCATGATTCCTGCTACCGGGTCATGGACTTCGGGGACATGGACTCCGAGAAATGGTTCCGATTTGCACGCCAGCGGGCCTTCCCCTTATCCCTCGGGTATCAGATGGAAGGGATCAAGCTCCGGCGCTATGAGGAGCGCCTGGCGCGCGCCTTCAACTGCTGCACCGTCGTGTCCCGGGCGGAAAAACGAACGCTGGACACGTTCGGCTTCCCCGTTTCCGTGACAGTCATCCCGAATGGAGTGGACATCGATTACTTCAACAATCCCACGGGGAACTACGATCCTCGGACTCTGATTTTCCTTGGACAGATGGATTATTACCCCAATGTGGACGCGGTGGAGTATTTCTGCAACGCCATCCTCCCGCTCATCCGGCGAGAACTGCCGGATGTCCGGCTCCAGATCGTCGGCAACAGCCCGAACCGTCGCGTGCGCAATCTCGCTCGTATTCCCGGAGTTGAAATCACGGGGCCCGTTCCCGACGTTCGTCCGTACCTGATCAAGGCCGCAGTGAGCATCGCGCCGCTGCGGATCGCATGCGGCATTCAAAACAAGGTGCTTGAATCAATGGCCATGCGCGTGCCGGTCGTGGCTTCTTCCGGCGCCTTCGACGGCATCACCGCCGTTGAGAACGAGGACCTTCTCGTGGACGATTCCCCTGAAGGTTTCGCCTCCAAAGTCGTGGCCCTGTTGAACGATCCCGCCCTGCGAGACAGGATAGCTGATGCGGGGCGGCGGAGGATCGAACGGTCCCACACCTGGCCGGCATGCCTGGCGGTCTTGTCCGAACTCCTCATTGAAAGCGCCAGGTCTCACTAG
- a CDS encoding glycosyltransferase, which produces MHPRGSYPDDDFLHENLTFQPIRQNFDEQDMAGMAQAVQEVFRDSNLCHRAALRTMGKLLMIAYHFPPQIGTSGLLRSLKFARYLPDEGWQPVVLTVKNWVYDRTDSSSNVPENIAVLRPFALDTRKHLSIGGRYIRWMALPDRWVTWLLGAMPAGLTAIYRHHIDVIFSTFPIATAILIGLLLHRITGKPWVVDLRDSMTEDEYPKDPLTRKTYRWIETHAVRHADRILFTAPSALDMYRNRYPFLNSAKCLVIPNGYDEEDFETLVSPRNMRIGNTPIRMVHSGLIYPEERDPRSFFRALAALKKDSKIGPESLVVDLRATGNEGYFERMIKDLQIDDIVRLLPALPYREALQDAADSQALLLLQAASCNHQIPGKTYEYLRLGLPILALTPQEGDTAAVLREVGGAVIADLADEKAIYEALPAFLSEVRDGTHSLPDQEKAQCYERKNQTRLLACCLDQLVREKASAGSRMPPASRS; this is translated from the coding sequence ATGCATCCGCGAGGGAGTTATCCGGACGACGACTTCCTTCATGAAAACCTGACATTTCAGCCGATCCGTCAGAATTTCGACGAACAGGACATGGCCGGGATGGCCCAGGCAGTGCAAGAGGTTTTCAGAGATTCCAATTTGTGCCACCGAGCGGCGCTGCGAACGATGGGCAAGTTGCTCATGATTGCCTATCACTTTCCGCCGCAGATCGGCACCAGTGGATTGCTGCGCTCGCTCAAGTTTGCCCGTTATCTTCCGGACGAAGGCTGGCAGCCGGTGGTGCTGACCGTCAAGAACTGGGTCTACGACCGCACGGACTCCAGCTCCAATGTCCCGGAGAATATTGCCGTTCTCCGGCCTTTCGCCTTGGACACGCGAAAGCACCTTTCGATCGGCGGCCGTTATATTCGGTGGATGGCTCTGCCGGACAGGTGGGTAACGTGGCTGCTCGGAGCGATGCCTGCCGGCCTTACGGCGATCTATCGGCATCACATCGATGTCATCTTCTCCACCTTCCCGATTGCAACCGCGATTCTAATCGGGCTTCTGCTCCATCGAATTACCGGCAAACCCTGGGTAGTTGACCTCAGAGATTCGATGACGGAGGATGAGTACCCCAAAGACCCGCTCACGAGGAAAACGTATCGCTGGATTGAGACTCACGCCGTACGTCATGCTGATCGCATCCTCTTTACAGCTCCCTCCGCCCTGGATATGTATCGCAACCGATATCCCTTTCTCAATTCGGCGAAGTGTCTCGTCATTCCCAACGGATATGATGAGGAGGACTTCGAGACTCTTGTTTCGCCTCGAAACATGCGCATTGGCAACACTCCGATCCGAATGGTACATTCCGGGCTGATTTATCCGGAAGAGCGGGATCCGCGATCATTCTTCAGGGCTTTGGCTGCACTCAAGAAAGACTCGAAGATAGGTCCAGAAAGTCTGGTTGTCGATCTCCGGGCAACTGGTAACGAAGGCTACTTCGAGCGCATGATAAAAGATCTGCAGATCGACGACATCGTACGACTTCTTCCGGCCTTACCTTACCGTGAAGCGCTCCAGGATGCGGCTGATTCGCAGGCTCTCTTATTATTGCAGGCCGCCTCCTGCAACCATCAAATACCGGGCAAGACATACGAATATCTCCGACTGGGCCTCCCAATTCTGGCGCTGACGCCGCAAGAGGGCGATACCGCTGCGGTCTTGAGGGAGGTCGGAGGCGCAGTCATTGCGGACCTGGCGGATGAGAAAGCCATTTATGAAGCGTTGCCTGCCTTTCTTTCTGAGGTGAGAGACGGCACCCACTCCTTACCTGATCAAGAAAAAGCGCAGTGCTATGAGAGGAAAAATCAAACCCGTCTGCTGGCGTGCTGCCTCGATCAGCTAGTGAGAGAGAAGGCCTCAGCGGGCAGCCGCATGCCTCCTGCAAGCCGATCATAG
- a CDS encoding class I SAM-dependent methyltransferase: MSKPGSMPPTCGGDAGPDHPGRDGFYEYYARASQSPQTLQRFYSVRDVILRLLAHRHMPTNCLEVADIGCGAGTQAMIWAGMGHRLHGLDTNGPLIELAIERAAKSGLQIDFRVGSAERLPWEDESMDVCLVPELLEHVQNWRACIGEFARVLRPGGIMVLSTTNKLCPVQMEFDLPLYSWYPRRLKKRCERLALTKRPELVNFAKYPAVNWFSFYSLRSVLSPLGFRSFDRFDAMDLSRKGPLAKFVLSGIRAVPLLRWLAHVATPATLLFAVKSDDANFET, translated from the coding sequence TTGTCTAAGCCCGGTAGCATGCCGCCGACCTGCGGAGGGGATGCGGGCCCGGACCATCCGGGCCGCGACGGGTTTTATGAGTACTACGCACGGGCCAGCCAGAGCCCGCAAACCCTGCAGCGCTTTTATTCGGTGCGCGACGTCATCCTGCGACTGCTGGCCCACCGGCATATGCCCACAAACTGCCTGGAGGTTGCAGACATCGGCTGCGGAGCCGGCACCCAAGCGATGATCTGGGCAGGCATGGGACACAGGCTTCATGGTCTGGATACCAACGGCCCTTTGATTGAGCTGGCAATCGAAAGGGCCGCCAAATCCGGCCTGCAAATCGATTTCCGCGTCGGTTCGGCGGAAAGACTCCCCTGGGAAGATGAATCCATGGACGTCTGCCTGGTGCCCGAACTCCTCGAACATGTGCAGAACTGGCGGGCATGCATTGGCGAGTTCGCTCGCGTGCTGCGGCCGGGCGGCATCATGGTTCTATCCACGACCAACAAGCTCTGTCCCGTGCAGATGGAATTTGACCTGCCGCTTTATAGTTGGTATCCGCGCAGGCTGAAGAAACGCTGCGAGCGGCTGGCGCTGACGAAACGCCCGGAACTTGTGAACTTCGCGAAGTATCCGGCGGTGAACTGGTTCAGCTTCTACAGTCTGCGTTCCGTGCTGTCACCGCTCGGCTTTCGCTCCTTCGATCGTTTTGACGCCATGGATCTCTCGCGAAAAGGTCCACTGGCGAAATTCGTGCTCTCGGGAATCCGGGCGGTTCCGCTCCTGCGTTGGCTGGCACACGTCGCCACACCTGCCACACTCCTGTTTGCAGTCAAGAGTGATGATGCGAACTTCGAGACCTGA
- a CDS encoding glycosyltransferase, with product MENGVVNLINFLDRERYQHALLCVTRAGCLVKRLRRQDVEVIELGKDEGQDWRLPLKMARELRRLKPLIVHTRNWGTIDGIIAGRLAGVPVVVHGEHGRTMLEIGEGSRKRKWVRKLLGPMIDAYVTVSEELRVIARDDIGIPDRKIATICNGVDPARFSFEVDRRSVRVEHGIPVDAFVIGGVGRLDPIKNYESLIRILPLLLQDFPGLRLLIVGDGPQYSVLDGLRRELGVADQVILAGPRDDVPKMLKVMDVFVLPSFSEGISNTILEAMASSLPVIATRVGGNIELVLHRETGFLVDPGNPSETYEAIRAYLTTSRLAQEHGSAGRNRVESHFSLGRMVAAYDTLYRDLLRRKHVLPSGFQNGSFVDAQ from the coding sequence TTGGAGAATGGTGTTGTAAACCTGATCAACTTCCTCGATCGCGAGCGCTACCAGCATGCACTCCTTTGTGTGACACGCGCGGGATGCCTGGTGAAGAGGCTGCGCCGGCAGGATGTGGAGGTCATTGAACTGGGAAAAGACGAGGGGCAGGATTGGCGCCTGCCGCTGAAGATGGCACGCGAGTTGAGGCGCCTGAAGCCGCTGATTGTCCACACCCGCAACTGGGGAACGATCGACGGCATTATCGCAGGCCGCCTGGCCGGGGTGCCGGTCGTCGTGCACGGCGAACATGGCCGGACCATGCTCGAAATCGGCGAAGGCAGCCGCAAGCGGAAATGGGTCAGGAAGCTGCTGGGACCCATGATTGATGCCTATGTGACTGTTTCGGAGGAGCTGCGCGTTATCGCCAGAGACGACATCGGAATTCCGGATCGAAAGATCGCCACGATATGCAACGGCGTGGATCCGGCCAGGTTTTCGTTCGAGGTCGATCGGCGCTCCGTGCGGGTCGAGCACGGAATTCCCGTCGACGCATTCGTAATCGGCGGCGTCGGCAGGCTTGACCCGATCAAGAACTATGAAAGCCTTATCCGGATTCTGCCCCTCCTTCTGCAGGACTTTCCCGGCCTGCGACTCCTGATCGTGGGGGATGGACCCCAATACTCCGTTCTGGACGGATTGAGACGGGAACTGGGAGTGGCAGATCAGGTGATACTTGCAGGCCCTCGTGACGACGTCCCTAAGATGCTGAAAGTGATGGATGTGTTCGTCCTGCCTTCCTTCTCGGAGGGCATCTCCAATACGATCCTGGAAGCCATGGCAAGCAGCCTGCCCGTGATTGCGACGCGGGTCGGCGGCAATATCGAACTGGTCCTGCACCGCGAAACCGGGTTTCTGGTCGATCCCGGGAATCCATCAGAGACGTACGAAGCGATCCGAGCCTATTTGACGACTTCCCGCCTTGCGCAGGAGCATGGCTCGGCGGGAAGGAACCGGGTGGAGAGTCATTTCTCGCTTGGCAGGATGGTGGCCGCTTACGACACGTTGTATCGCGATTTATTGAGAAGGAAACACGTCCTGCCTTCTGGTTTTCAGAACGGCTCGTTCGTTGATGCCCAATAA
- a CDS encoding glycosyltransferase family 4 protein gives MDSEQQAADPRGSLRILFVATQLPAPQDAGGKIRSFHIMRQLARIHDLTFVCTVSPSTDESLLNQVRSICPNFIAVPFRTVSINSWRYLLKLAGNFFGLKPFGIAKDYSPELSERVVGLARSGHYDLIVCDYLHAMINLRDLDSVPVLLFQHNVEAEILQRHYQQARNPMHRLFWFYQWKKLESFERRTARKAASCVAVSERDRLIFKHLYGFKNVFAIDTGVDIAYFSGLTGVRKPHQMLFTGSMDWRPNEDAMVFFSREVMPQISGVIPDVSLKIVGRGPGKRVQMLAEGNPKIQVTGRVEDVRPFLAESSLFVVPVRIAGGTRIKIFEAMASSIPVVSTRIGAEGLSVTDQVHLLLADTPEDFAAAAVRLMRDTTLARNLAEKAKAFVSANNDWEIIGRQFSDICYRTVQYQKGSGHEN, from the coding sequence ATGGACTCTGAACAGCAAGCCGCTGATCCCCGCGGTTCTTTGCGCATCCTGTTCGTGGCAACCCAGCTCCCTGCTCCTCAGGACGCCGGCGGCAAGATCCGCAGCTTCCACATCATGCGTCAGCTCGCCCGAATCCACGACCTGACCTTCGTCTGCACAGTCAGCCCCAGCACCGATGAGTCATTGTTGAACCAGGTGCGTTCGATTTGTCCGAACTTCATCGCTGTGCCCTTTCGCACCGTTTCGATCAATTCCTGGAGATATCTTTTGAAGCTGGCCGGCAACTTCTTTGGGCTCAAGCCCTTCGGGATTGCCAAGGATTATTCGCCGGAATTATCCGAACGCGTAGTCGGCTTGGCTCGATCTGGGCACTATGACCTGATTGTCTGTGACTACCTCCATGCCATGATCAATCTGCGCGATCTTGACTCAGTGCCAGTGCTGCTCTTCCAGCATAACGTCGAGGCCGAAATCCTCCAGCGGCATTACCAGCAGGCGCGCAATCCCATGCATCGCCTCTTCTGGTTCTATCAATGGAAAAAACTGGAGTCTTTCGAGCGGCGGACCGCGAGGAAGGCTGCTTCATGCGTCGCAGTATCGGAACGCGACAGGCTCATATTCAAACACCTCTATGGCTTCAAGAATGTTTTTGCCATCGATACGGGCGTAGACATCGCCTACTTTTCCGGCCTCACCGGAGTCCGAAAGCCGCACCAGATGCTGTTTACCGGATCAATGGACTGGCGCCCGAATGAGGACGCCATGGTTTTTTTCAGCCGGGAAGTCATGCCGCAGATCTCAGGAGTGATTCCCGATGTTTCGCTGAAGATAGTCGGCCGCGGCCCCGGCAAGCGGGTGCAAATGCTTGCCGAGGGAAACCCAAAGATCCAGGTCACGGGCAGGGTTGAGGATGTTCGCCCGTTCCTTGCTGAGAGCTCGCTGTTCGTTGTCCCGGTGCGGATTGCCGGCGGAACCAGGATCAAGATTTTTGAAGCCATGGCTAGCAGCATTCCTGTTGTCTCCACGCGCATAGGCGCTGAAGGGCTCTCCGTGACGGATCAGGTGCACCTACTGCTGGCAGACACTCCTGAGGATTTTGCGGCCGCTGCCGTACGGCTCATGCGGGATACTACCTTGGCTCGGAATTTGGCCGAGAAGGCCAAGGCCTTTGTTTCGGCGAACAACGATTGGGAGATCATCGGCAGACAGTTTTCGGATATTTGTTACCGCACAGTTCAATATCAGAAAGGTTCTGGACATGAGAATTAG